Proteins encoded in a region of the Candidatus Methylomirabilota bacterium genome:
- a CDS encoding ABC transporter substrate-binding protein, which translates to MRNVRMRWMGGLVAVVAGALLPGATPAAAQTVRGVLHAEVKHLDPHWTTANITQQHSYMIYETLFSLDSKGVPRPQMVDTYRVSPDKLTHTFTLRNGLKWHDGKPVRAADAVASIKRWAVKDAAGQKLIARTASLEVVDDKTFVLKLKEPYGLVLRALAKEYSYVPFILPERHAIQNPANAFEGEKIGSGPFVFSEKDWVPGVKTVYLRNKDYVPRSEPPDYYAGGRHAKVERVEWIVIPDPSTAVAALQKGEVDFLQSPHIDQWPILKKDPNVTMRKVDVQQMQIHPNHLVPPFDNIKARQALVHMVDQRDYLRAIAGDQENWTVCWAYLGCGQWLETDAGAEPYRQPDLAKARQLLQDAGYKGEKIVVMAPSDIATINAASLTTAALLRKIGVNVDLQVMDWGTLTSRRPIKDPPSKNPAGWHIFHTTSNGVALSDPWGHANISTRCAEAWFGWPCSPRATKALDDLGNTAPGSPEFKKLLVEYHSALMENIPYVPVGEFNSNSAWRKDRLEYTSTAPYVLFWNMTRK; encoded by the coding sequence ATGAGGAACGTTCGGATGCGATGGATGGGCGGGCTGGTGGCGGTCGTGGCCGGCGCCCTGCTGCCAGGGGCGACGCCCGCCGCTGCCCAGACCGTCCGGGGCGTGCTGCACGCGGAGGTCAAGCACCTGGACCCGCACTGGACCACCGCCAACATCACCCAGCAGCACAGCTACATGATCTACGAGACCCTGTTCTCGCTGGATTCGAAGGGCGTCCCCCGGCCACAGATGGTGGACACCTACCGGGTCAGCCCGGACAAGCTGACCCACACCTTTACCCTGCGGAACGGGCTCAAGTGGCACGACGGCAAGCCCGTGCGCGCAGCCGACGCCGTGGCGTCGATCAAGCGCTGGGCCGTCAAGGACGCCGCCGGCCAGAAGCTGATCGCGCGGACGGCCTCCCTGGAGGTCGTGGACGACAAGACCTTCGTCCTCAAGCTGAAGGAGCCCTACGGGCTCGTGCTCCGGGCGCTCGCCAAGGAGTACAGCTACGTGCCCTTCATCCTCCCGGAACGGCACGCGATCCAGAACCCGGCCAACGCGTTCGAGGGCGAGAAGATCGGCTCGGGCCCCTTCGTCTTTTCCGAGAAGGACTGGGTGCCGGGCGTGAAGACCGTCTACCTGCGGAACAAGGACTACGTCCCGCGCTCCGAGCCGCCCGACTACTACGCCGGCGGGCGGCACGCCAAGGTCGAGCGGGTCGAGTGGATCGTCATCCCCGATCCCTCGACGGCGGTGGCCGCCCTCCAGAAGGGCGAGGTGGACTTCCTCCAGAGCCCGCACATCGACCAGTGGCCCATCCTGAAGAAGGACCCCAACGTCACCATGCGCAAGGTGGACGTGCAGCAGATGCAGATCCACCCGAACCACCTGGTGCCGCCGTTCGACAACATCAAGGCCCGCCAGGCCCTGGTGCACATGGTGGACCAGCGGGATTACCTGCGGGCCATCGCCGGGGACCAGGAGAACTGGACCGTGTGTTGGGCTTACCTCGGCTGCGGCCAGTGGCTCGAGACCGACGCCGGCGCCGAGCCGTACCGCCAGCCGGACCTGGCCAAGGCCCGGCAGCTCCTCCAGGACGCGGGCTACAAGGGGGAGAAGATCGTCGTCATGGCGCCGAGCGACATCGCGACGATCAACGCCGCGTCCCTCACGACCGCCGCCCTTCTCCGGAAGATCGGGGTGAACGTCGACCTCCAGGTCATGGACTGGGGCACCCTGACCTCCCGGCGGCCGATCAAGGATCCGCCCAGCAAGAATCCCGCCGGCTGGCACATCTTCCACACGACGTCGAACGGCGTGGCGCTGTCGGACCCCTGGGGGCACGCGAACATCTCCACCCGCTGCGCCGAGGCCTGGTTCGGCTGGCCGTGCTCGCCGCGAGCCACCAAGGCCCTCGACGACCTCGGGAACACCGCCCCCGGCTCGCCCGAGTTCAAGAAACTCCTGGTCGAGTACCATTCGGCGCTGATGGAGAACATCCCCTATGTCCCGGTGGGCGAGTTCAACTCGAACAGCGCCTGGCGGAAGGACCGACTCGAGTACACGTCGACCGCCCCGTACGTCCTGTTCTGGAACATGACCCGGAAGTAG